Proteins found in one Quercus robur chromosome 2, dhQueRobu3.1, whole genome shotgun sequence genomic segment:
- the LOC126713090 gene encoding probable glucuronosyltransferase Os02g0520750, whose product MGSIGGNKGRLFAAHHAPLCTRTHQIGSLLLVLTTFILTRLLDRSVSTTFDHVSISSGSSRAISFTDTSGSVVSLSWPERGFGSHLSLKIYVYDENEIDGLKPLMYGRDGRITAEGCLKGQWGTQVKIHKLLLKSRYRTTKKEEADLFFVPAYVKCVRMMGGLNDKEINHTYVKVLSQMPYFRRSGGRDHIFVFPSGAGAHLFRSWATYINRSIILTPEGDRTDKKDTSSFNTWKDIIIPGNVDDRMTKTEDTLVRPLPLSKRRYLANYLGRAQGKVGRLQLIELAKQFPDKLESPELKFSGPDKLGRIEYFEHLRNAKFCLAPRGESSWSLRYYESYFVECVPVIISDQVELPFQNVVDYTQISIKWPSTQIGPQMLEYLESIPDKDIERMINRGRQLRCLWVYAPKSEPCSALHGILWELQRKVRHFHQSAETFWLHNGSIVNRNLVEFSHWNPPILLP is encoded by the exons ATGGGAAGCATAGGTGGCAACAAGGGGAGACTGTTTGCCGCCCACCACGCCCCTCTCTGCACCCGAACTCACCAGATTGGATCCCTCCTCTTAGTATTGACCACCTTCATCCTCACTCGCCTCTTGGACCGCTCCGTCTCCACCACATTCGATCATGTCTCCATATCATCTGGTAGCAGCCGTGCCATTAGCTTCACTGACACTAGTGGGTCCGTCGTCTCTCTCTCATGGCCCGAGCGAGGGTTCGGGTCTCACCTCTCCCTCAAAATCTATGTCTATGATGAGAACGAAATTGACGGTCTCAAGCCCCTCATGTATGGAAGAGATGGTAGGATCACCGCCGAGGGTTGCTTGAAAGGCCAGTGGGGCACTCAG GTTAAAATACACAAGCTGCTATTGAAGTCAAGGTACCGGACGACAAAGAAAGAGGAAGCGGATCTGTTCTTTGTGCCAGCCTATGTTAAATGTGTTAGGATGATGGGTGGTCTTAATGATAAAGAGATTAACCATACCTATGTTAAG gtcTTGAGTCAAATGCCATACTTCAGGCGGTCTGGAGGCCGTGACCACATATTTGTTTTCCCGAG TGGTGCTGGAGCTCACTTATTTAGATCTTGGGCAACATACATAAATCGTTCCATAATTCTAACTCCAGAG GGGGATCGGACTGATAAGAAGGACACAAGTTCTTTTAATACATGGAAAGATATCATAATTCCCGGGAATGTTGATGATAGAATGACTAAAACTGAGGATACCCTTGTCCGGCCTCTGCCTTTATCAAAGCGAAGGTACTTGGCAAACTATTTAGGTCGTGCACAAGGAAAGGTTGGTCGTCTTCAGTTGATAGAACTTGCCAAGCAATTTCCAGACAAG CTGGAATCTCCAGAGTTGAAGTTCAGTGGCCCTGACAAACTGGGAAGGATAGAGTATTTTGAACACCTTCGAAATGCCAAGTTCTGCCTTGCCCCGCGTGGGGAGTCATCTTGGTCTCTCCGATATTATGAGTCGTACTTtgtg GAGTGTGTACCAGTGATAATATCAGATCAGGTAGAGTTGCCTTTCCAGAATGTCGTTGATTACACACAGATATCAATAAAATGGCCATCCACTCAGATTGGTCCCCAAATGTTGGAGTACCTAGAATCTATACCAG ACAAAGATATAGAGAGGATGATTAACCGTGGTAGACAACTAAGGTGTCTATGGGTTTATGCTCCCAAATCAGAGCCATGTTCAGCACTGCATGGGATTCTGTGGGAACTTCAAAGGAAAGTTAGGCATTTTCACCAGTCAGCTGAGACATTCTGGCTACACAACGGATCTATTGTAAATAGAAACCTTGTGGAATTCTCCCACTGGAATCCTCCAATCCTTTTGCCTTGA